CCTCATCGACGCCGAGGTCAGCGAATACACCCGACCCATCGAGTACAACCCCTGCCTTGAATGCAAGCTGTGCGTGACAGCCTGCCCGACCGGCGCGATCGCCTCCGACGGCCACTTCAACTTCTCCGCCTGCTACACGCACAACTACCGCGAGTTCATGGGTGGCTTCGGCGACTGGGCCGAACAGGTCGCCGAAAGCCGCAACGCCCACGACTACCGCTCGCGGGTGAGCGACAGCGAGAGCGCCTCGATGTGGCAGAGCCTGTCCTTCGGCGCCAACTACAAAGCGGCCAACTGCATGTCGGTCTGCCCGGCCGGCGAGGACGTCATCGGCCCCTGGCTGGACGATCGCAAGGCCCATCTGACCCAGGTCGTACGTCCGCTGATGGACAAGGAAGAGACCGTCTACGTCGTCCAAGGCTCCGACGCGGAGCAGCACGTGGCCGACCGGTTCCCCAACAAGCGCACGAAGCACGTGACGATGAGCCTTCGAGCGAACAGCATCGACGGCCTGGTGGAAGGCCTGCCGCTGATCTTTCAGCGCGAACAGGCCAAGGACATGTCCGCCACCTACCACTTCACCTTCACCGGCGACGAGTCCCGGCAGATCACCGTGACCATCCGCGACCGCGAACTCGAGGTCGCCGACGGACATTCCGGCGAACCGGACCTCAGGATCACCGCCGACACGCGCACCTGGCTGCGTTTCCTCAGTAAACCCTCGATGTTGGCGTGGGCACTGGTGCGCCGGCAGATCAAGCTGCAGGGCTCCCCCCGACTACTGCGCGACTTCGGCCGTTGCTTCCCCTCCTGATCGGTCAGGACGAGCGCATCACCGAATCATCACTGGGAAGAATGAAGGGCGGATCATGAGCACTCTCAGCACCGAAGTCGAACTCGACCTCGTGTTGGAACGTAAGGAAACGAAGGCCGAAGGCGTCGTGCTGCTGACGCTGCGCGACCCGGAAGGCCGTCCGCTGCCGGAATGGCAGCCGGGCGCCCACATCGACCTGATACTGCGAGCCGATCTGGTCCGGCAGTATTCACTGTGCGGGGACCCGGACGATCGGTCACGGTTTCAGGTCGCGGTGCTGCGTGAACCGGCAAGCCGCGGCGGGTCGAGCCATGTGCACGACGTCCTCAAGGAAGGCGAGTCGATGCGCATCCGCGGGCCACGCAACCACTTTCCGCTCGTGAAGGCCAAGAACTACCTGTTCATCGCGGGCGGAATCGGCATCACCCCGATCCTGCCCATGGTGGCGGCCGTCAACGCGACCCGCGCCGACTGGCGCCTCGTTTACGGCGGCCGCACCCGAGCTTCGATGGCGTTCGGTGAGACCCTGCAGCGGGCCTACGGAGACCGGGTGAGCCTGCGACCGCAGGACGAGTACGGGCTGCTGGACCTGCCCTCGCTGCTCGGCAAGCCGCAACGTAAGACAGCCGTCTACGCCTGCGGCCCGGAACCGCTGCTCGCGGCGGTCGAGGCCGGCTGCGAGAAGTGGCCGACCGGGTCTGTGCACCTGGAGCGGTTCGCCCCGAAGAAGGACGTCGCCTCCGGGCCGCTCACGACCTTCGAGGTCGAACTCGCCCAGTCCGGCAAGACACTGACGGTCCCTCAGGACATGTCCATTCTCGAGGCCGTAGAGGGTGCCGGTGTGTCGGTGATGACCTCGTGCGAGGAGGGCATCTGCGGAACCTGCGAGACGAAGGTGTTGTCCGGGGAGATCGACCACCGCGACTCAGTCCTGGACGACACGGAACGCGCCGCAGGCGACACCATGATGATCTGCGTCTCCCGAGCCAGGGGCAACCGCCTGGTCCTCGACCTCTGATCCACGTCGGGCCAGAACAACCGGCTTCGGGATCGATGGTTGTTGAGCGCCCGGCTCGATGCCGCCCCCAACCCTGGCCGACCCACAGCGTCCCGTTCTTACGAGCCGTATCCCACGGAGTCGTGGAACCCGGCGCGACAGCCGGGCGATCAGTCTGACCGCAAATACAAATATCCGCCCTGAACGAGCAGAAAGAGTCGGTAATGAGTACGGAATCACGGAAGAAGTTTTACGCCCTGAATATGTTTGATGTGGTCGACTTGGAGAAGTACCTCGCGTACTTCAGTCGTTTGCCTGAAGCGGCTCCGCGATATGGTGGTCGAATGGTGGCTTTTGGTCGTTTCCGGGACGACGTTGCCGGTGACCTCGCGCCGCGGCAGGTTCTGTTTCTCGTTGAATGGGAGTCCGAAGAGGCGTTCAACAGCTTCCGGGACGATCCGGACCTGGCCGACCTGCATCCGCTGCGGGAGAGCGGAGCGGCGTCCTATATCTGGCAGACTTTCGATGGGCTCGATATGAGTGACCCCGCCAACGTTTCACTCGACGATGTACTGGCGGTGCTCAAGCCTTAAATCATTTCACCAAACGGCTCTCGGTTGATCGGGCGGGCCCAATTCACGTACCCACGCGCCAGGGGCCGGCCGGTCCGTTGAAACGAGCCGACAACTCGTAAAGGCTCACGGACGAGTCCGGAAGCGAAGCCCACGGGCAGGAGAGAGCGCCAAGGCCTGGGTGCTTCCCCTTGCGCGGCGGGAACAGCCAAGTCGGCCAGCACTGTTGCACCAGCCGAGGGGTCGGCGCCGCGCCGGCGGGGATCAGAGAAATAGCTGGTCCGCTCCCATGCGGTCCGGCCCCCGGTCCGTGGTGCGCCCGGTCACCCGATATCGGCGCGACCAGCGCCGCCCGGTTGTCGAAGTGCCGCTACGGCGTCGCCGTGCCCGAACCCAGGCGTTGGGCCGGCGTCCTCATCGAGAGAGCGTCCGCGCCCTCCTCGTCCACGATCTGCTGTGCGGTAGCGACGATGCGCTCCAGCAGCACGGGCGGACGTCCCGGGGGATGCCGAGCCGATGCTGTGCCCGCTCGCTTAGGACCAGCTGCTGCCACGGAACGTCCCACCTCCTCGCCCTGCGCGATAACAGCACCGCCGTAACCGATATGGGCGCCGGGGGGCCGTGGACACCGACCTCTATCCGTCAGCTCCGATTCCGGAGTCCGGCGAGGACCAGATCCGCGACGAAGTCCGCATGGTGTGTGACGGCCTCGGGATCGAGAGGGTCTTGCGGCCCCATGAGGCGGGACAGGCCGATCAGACTGAAAAGCGCGGTGCCCCCATGGGCGACGAGGAAGTACAGGGTGCGCATCGGCACCGGGGCGATGACGCCCTCGTCGGCCAGCTGACGCAGGGGCGCGGTCGCCTCGGTGAGGATCGGTTCGATGTGCTGCTCATAGAGGTAGTCCAGGCGCGGCGAGCTGGCGACGCCTTCGACAGTGGTCAGCCGCAGGATCTCCGGCCGGCGTGCGTTGACGTGGATGAAGCGGACGATGATGCGCCGGAGCTGCTCCATCGGCCCGCCGCCGGCGTCGTCGAATTCCTGGCGCATCTCGGTGGCGACGATTCCGAAGGCGTGGTCGACGGCGGCGTACCAGAGCTTCTCCTTGGAGCCGAAGCGCTGGTGGATGAGGTTGTGGCTGACGCCGAGCTGCCGGTTGAGGGCGGCCACAGAGGCTCCGTCGTATCCCTTGTCGGCGAACATGCGCAGGGCCGCGGTCAGGATCTCATCGAGGGTTGCCGGGGCCAGGTCGGCGGGGGGCCGGCCGGTCCGCCGGGCCGGGGCGGTCCGAGAAGTCGGAGTCGTCATGGGCGAAGCATACCTCCGAGAGGTTGACACCCATCAACTTCAGATTGATGCTTGTCAACATCTAGCGAAGTTGACGGGTGTCAACAATTCATCGACCCCGGCTTCAGCTCCCCGTACGAGCCGCAGGAGATCAGTCATGGAACGTGAGAATCACGTAGTCGGGGACACTTTCGTCTACCGCTACGCCCACCCCGATCCCGATCACGTGCTGCTGGTCCAGCACGGCATTGGCGGCCACGGCGGGGTCTACGACCCCTTCGCCGCCCACTACGCCGGGCTGGGTGCCGAGGTGTGGTGCATGGACGCGCCCGGCCACGGGATGTCCCGGATCGCCAAGGTACGACCGGCAGGACGTTTCACGCTGGAGGAGTGGGTGGGGGCGGCCGTCGAGGTCGCCGAGCACATCGACGAGACCACCGGCCTGCCGGTGTTCATCAAGGGTTCCTCACTGGGGGCGGCCGCCGCCTACGGCGCCTACGCGGCCTCGGACGTCTTCACCGGCGCCGTCCTGATGGGATACGCGATCCCGTCCTCACCGATGATCCCCGCGGACAATCCCTTCCGCACCAACGCCTTCGAACAGCTGATCACCCAGTTCGGCGATGCACTGCTCCTGGACATCGACCGCTTCTACGACCTCGATCTCGACTACGGCTACAAGGGCGCCCGGCAGCAGAAGCGGGAGGACCCGCTCAACACCTGGACGTACGAACTGTCCTCGGTGGGCTCCCTCATGCGCTACGAGCCGACCGTGCCGCTGGCCGAGAACACCAAGCCGATCCTCTTCACGGTCGGCGAGAAGGACCCGGTCTTCACCCCGGACATCGCCCGCAGCGTGGTCGCCGCGACCGGCGGACCTGTCCAATTGCACGTGCACCCCGGAGGCGTCCACCAGCTGATGATCTTCCACACCGCCGACTACTCCGCCGTGGTCAGCGAGTGGTGCAGGAAGCGTCTGACCCGTCCGGCAGCCGAGGCCGCCTGATCACCGACCATGTCCGTCCATCGCATCCCGGCCGTCTCCGGCCGCTGATCACAAGGGAGTGATCGAACATGTCAGTCCACCCCCGTGCGCTGAACCACATCGCCTTCGCCACCCGGGACATCAAGACCCAGATCGAGTTCTTCACCGACGTCCTGGGCTGCAGGCTCAAGGCTCTGTTCTGGATGCACGATGTCGAGGGCGCCTGGCACGGCTTCCTCGAACTCAACCCCACGTGCTACATCGCCTTCGTCCAGCACCCCGACAATCCCGACAAGATCGAGGTCGGACTCACCCACGCCGGCACCCCGACCGGAACGGTGGCCGTCGGCGCCATGCAGCACATCGCCCTCGACGTCGCCGACGACGAGGAGCTGCTGACTCTGCGCGACCGGATCCGCAGCCGCGGCATCATGGTCATCGGTCCCATCGACCACGGCTTCTGCCGTTCGATCTACTTCGCCGGGCCCGAAGGACTGGTCCTCGAACTCACCGCCGGCGAGGCGATCCCGGAGTCGGCCTGGCTCGACCCCGAGGTCGTCGAGAAGGCGGGCATCAACGCCGAGGACCTCGCCCGCTACCGCGAGCCCGCCGACTACATCCGCCCCACCGAGGCCGTGCCCCAGCCGACTCTGGACCGCACCAGGCCGCACATGGCCTTCCCCGACGAGATCTACGAGTTCCTGGCCACCGCCACCGACGAGCAGATCCGGGAGATGCTCAGCGAGACCGAGCCGCCGGTGAAGACCGAGGACTGAACACCCCAGAGCCCGGCGGGCGGCGCACTCGGACGCAGGGTCCGCGCGCATCCGCCGGGCGCCCCACCGTGAGGGGGCATGCGCCTCCGCTCGCGAGGACCGCCCAGTGAGCAGCCAGCGCCTGCCTCTCCTGACTTCTCCCGGATGTCCGGCTCTTTTGGCCGCTGCCCCCTTCCTCTCCCTTTTCAG
This DNA window, taken from Streptomyces sp. NBC_00663, encodes the following:
- a CDS encoding SCP2 sterol-binding domain-containing protein translates to MARNKLEDHPTVVQARRRDRTADRPAEPLDASWLRQLCLDAGADDVGFVEIERPDIADQREDLNAALPGVRTLISFVVRMNRENIRTPARSVANLEFHHTGDHTNEVGRHAVRKLEATGVRAINPAMGFPMEMDKFPRKTWVVSHKPVAVAAGLGKMGIHRNVIHPRFGNFVLLGTILIDAEVSEYTRPIEYNPCLECKLCVTACPTGAIASDGHFNFSACYTHNYREFMGGFGDWAEQVAESRNAHDYRSRVSDSESASMWQSLSFGANYKAANCMSVCPAGEDVIGPWLDDRKAHLTQVVRPLMDKEETVYVVQGSDAEQHVADRFPNKRTKHVTMSLRANSIDGLVEGLPLIFQREQAKDMSATYHFTFTGDESRQITVTIRDRELEVADGHSGEPDLRITADTRTWLRFLSKPSMLAWALVRRQIKLQGSPRLLRDFGRCFPS
- a CDS encoding PDR/VanB family oxidoreductase codes for the protein MSTLSTEVELDLVLERKETKAEGVVLLTLRDPEGRPLPEWQPGAHIDLILRADLVRQYSLCGDPDDRSRFQVAVLREPASRGGSSHVHDVLKEGESMRIRGPRNHFPLVKAKNYLFIAGGIGITPILPMVAAVNATRADWRLVYGGRTRASMAFGETLQRAYGDRVSLRPQDEYGLLDLPSLLGKPQRKTAVYACGPEPLLAAVEAGCEKWPTGSVHLERFAPKKDVASGPLTTFEVELAQSGKTLTVPQDMSILEAVEGAGVSVMTSCEEGICGTCETKVLSGEIDHRDSVLDDTERAAGDTMMICVSRARGNRLVLDL
- a CDS encoding DUF1330 domain-containing protein, encoding MSTESRKKFYALNMFDVVDLEKYLAYFSRLPEAAPRYGGRMVAFGRFRDDVAGDLAPRQVLFLVEWESEEAFNSFRDDPDLADLHPLRESGAASYIWQTFDGLDMSDPANVSLDDVLAVLKP
- a CDS encoding TetR/AcrR family transcriptional regulator, whose amino-acid sequence is MTTPTSRTAPARRTGRPPADLAPATLDEILTAALRMFADKGYDGASVAALNRQLGVSHNLIHQRFGSKEKLWYAAVDHAFGIVATEMRQEFDDAGGGPMEQLRRIIVRFIHVNARRPEILRLTTVEGVASSPRLDYLYEQHIEPILTEATAPLRQLADEGVIAPVPMRTLYFLVAHGGTALFSLIGLSRLMGPQDPLDPEAVTHHADFVADLVLAGLRNRS
- a CDS encoding alpha/beta hydrolase, giving the protein MERENHVVGDTFVYRYAHPDPDHVLLVQHGIGGHGGVYDPFAAHYAGLGAEVWCMDAPGHGMSRIAKVRPAGRFTLEEWVGAAVEVAEHIDETTGLPVFIKGSSLGAAAAYGAYAASDVFTGAVLMGYAIPSSPMIPADNPFRTNAFEQLITQFGDALLLDIDRFYDLDLDYGYKGARQQKREDPLNTWTYELSSVGSLMRYEPTVPLAENTKPILFTVGEKDPVFTPDIARSVVAATGGPVQLHVHPGGVHQLMIFHTADYSAVVSEWCRKRLTRPAAEAA
- a CDS encoding VOC family protein, with protein sequence MSVHPRALNHIAFATRDIKTQIEFFTDVLGCRLKALFWMHDVEGAWHGFLELNPTCYIAFVQHPDNPDKIEVGLTHAGTPTGTVAVGAMQHIALDVADDEELLTLRDRIRSRGIMVIGPIDHGFCRSIYFAGPEGLVLELTAGEAIPESAWLDPEVVEKAGINAEDLARYREPADYIRPTEAVPQPTLDRTRPHMAFPDEIYEFLATATDEQIREMLSETEPPVKTED